A genomic segment from Acidobacteriota bacterium encodes:
- a CDS encoding peptidylprolyl isomerase, with product ETRRVSHIFLRWTDPQNRQPVLDRLAAIRRQALDGRPFELLAREHSQSETRHRDGLVGFVERGVFPADFDRVVFDLEPEVPSEVLATADGAHLIYVHNILEARDVAFEDVRDLLRRELLVEQRFERLRQAAAAVPAPDELRMIDRDRLPELMRSAPDEQPLLRVGEVQVTAGELRQQLLPLGRQLGDLADEELPADLLQELRDREILFQHLLAREQAGEDLELPDEQIAAAQRRQLIQHEAQRRMTERLAADSELLEGFRSENALRFSTPLRFVIERLTVPAEPAGMARLEAARKALDAGTLTLQDLATELGGEVESTGWVSLGQLAAGDRRAVQFAPLLRPGEHSPPYVAGPVMTLFAVRDRVEPEALPLAAVRQPVIDAYLEQHGRRLFRELTDELLAEAGFTLAASP from the coding sequence CCCTTCGAGCTCCTCGCCCGCGAGCACTCGCAGTCCGAGACCCGCCATCGCGACGGCCTGGTGGGCTTCGTCGAGCGCGGCGTGTTTCCGGCCGACTTCGACCGGGTCGTTTTCGACCTCGAGCCCGAGGTGCCGAGCGAGGTGCTGGCCACCGCCGACGGTGCCCACCTGATCTACGTCCACAACATTCTCGAAGCGCGCGATGTCGCCTTCGAAGACGTCCGCGACCTGCTGCGCCGGGAGCTCCTCGTCGAGCAGCGCTTCGAGCGCCTGCGCCAGGCGGCCGCAGCGGTGCCGGCACCGGACGAGCTGCGGATGATCGACCGCGACCGCCTGCCAGAGCTGATGCGATCGGCACCGGACGAGCAACCGCTACTGCGCGTCGGCGAGGTCCAGGTGACCGCTGGCGAGCTGCGCCAGCAGCTTCTTCCCCTCGGCCGGCAACTCGGCGACCTCGCCGACGAGGAGCTGCCGGCGGACCTGCTCCAAGAGCTGCGGGATCGCGAGATCCTCTTCCAGCACCTGCTCGCCCGAGAGCAGGCCGGCGAAGACCTCGAGCTGCCGGACGAGCAGATCGCGGCGGCCCAGCGGCGCCAGCTGATCCAGCACGAGGCGCAGCGACGGATGACCGAGCGACTCGCCGCCGACAGCGAACTCCTCGAAGGCTTTCGGTCCGAAAACGCGCTGCGTTTCTCCACTCCGCTGCGCTTCGTCATCGAACGTCTCACGGTGCCCGCCGAGCCCGCGGGCATGGCACGCCTGGAGGCCGCCCGGAAGGCTCTCGACGCCGGCACCCTGACGCTCCAAGATCTGGCCACCGAGCTCGGCGGCGAGGTCGAGTCGACCGGATGGGTCAGCTTAGGTCAGCTCGCCGCCGGCGATCGCCGGGCGGTTCAGTTCGCCCCTCTGCTGCGGCCAGGAGAGCACTCGCCGCCCTATGTCGCCGGCCCGGTGATGACCCTGTTCGCCGTTCGCGATCGAGTCGAGCCGGAGGCCCTGCCGCTGGCGGCCGTCCGCCAGCCGGTGATCGACGCCTACCTCGAGCAACACGGCCGGCGCCTCTTCCGCGAGCTCACCGACGAGTTGCTCGCCGAGGCCGGATTCACTCTCGCGGCGTCGCCCTGA